One window of the Enterobacter huaxiensis genome contains the following:
- a CDS encoding peptide ABC transporter substrate-binding protein, whose product MKHPVSRLCMALWLCGLSSLSYAADVPKGAVLAQKQELVRHIKDEPASLDPAKAVGLPEIQVIRDLYEGLVNQNEKGELTPGVATRWQSNDNRVWTFTLRDNAKWSDGTPVTAQDFVYSWQRLVDPKTTSPFAWFAALAGIANAQSIIDGKAAPDTLGVTAVDAKTLRVQLDKPLPWFSNLTANFALYPVQKAAVESGKEWTRPGHLVGNGAYVLKDRVVNEKLVVEPNPHYWDNAKTVLKKVTFIPINQESSATKRYLAGDIDITESFPKNMYQKLLKDIPGQVYTPPQLGTYYYAFNTQKGPTADSRVRLALSMTIDRRIMAEKVLGTGEKPAWHFTPDVTAGFTPEPSPFEQMSQQELNVQAKTLLQAAGYGPQRPLKLTLLYNTSENHQKIAIAVASMWKKNLGVDVKLQNQEWKTYIDSRNTGNFDVIRASWVGDYNEPSTFLSLLTSTHSGNISRFNDPAYDKIINQATLETTVKARNVDYNMAEKILTEKAPIAPIYQYTNGRLIKPWVKGYPINNPEDVAYSRTMYIEKH is encoded by the coding sequence ATGAAGCACCCTGTTTCGCGTCTGTGTATGGCCCTGTGGCTGTGCGGACTCTCTTCACTCTCTTATGCTGCGGATGTGCCGAAGGGCGCGGTGCTTGCGCAAAAGCAGGAGCTGGTTCGCCACATCAAGGATGAGCCTGCTTCTCTGGATCCCGCAAAAGCCGTGGGGCTGCCGGAAATTCAGGTGATCCGTGACCTCTATGAAGGGCTGGTCAACCAGAATGAGAAAGGGGAGTTAACGCCCGGCGTGGCGACGCGCTGGCAAAGCAACGATAACCGCGTCTGGACCTTCACGCTGCGCGACAACGCGAAATGGTCAGATGGTACCCCCGTAACGGCGCAAGATTTTGTCTACAGCTGGCAGCGTCTGGTCGATCCGAAAACGACCTCTCCGTTTGCCTGGTTTGCGGCGCTGGCTGGCATCGCTAACGCGCAGTCAATTATCGACGGCAAAGCCGCGCCCGATACGCTCGGCGTGACTGCGGTTGACGCTAAGACGTTGCGCGTACAGCTCGACAAACCGCTGCCCTGGTTCAGCAACCTGACGGCCAACTTTGCGTTATATCCGGTTCAAAAAGCGGCGGTTGAAAGCGGTAAGGAGTGGACGCGGCCGGGCCACCTGGTCGGCAACGGGGCCTACGTGCTGAAAGACCGCGTGGTCAATGAAAAGCTGGTGGTTGAGCCGAATCCGCACTACTGGGATAACGCCAAAACGGTTCTGAAGAAAGTGACCTTTATACCGATCAACCAGGAATCCTCAGCGACAAAACGCTATCTGGCAGGCGATATCGATATCACCGAATCGTTCCCGAAAAACATGTATCAAAAGCTGCTGAAAGATATTCCAGGGCAGGTCTATACACCACCGCAGCTGGGTACCTATTACTATGCCTTTAACACGCAGAAGGGGCCGACCGCCGATTCCCGCGTGCGCCTGGCGCTGAGTATGACGATCGATCGCCGCATTATGGCGGAGAAAGTGCTGGGGACGGGTGAAAAACCTGCCTGGCATTTCACGCCGGACGTGACGGCCGGTTTTACCCCCGAACCCTCGCCGTTTGAGCAGATGTCTCAGCAGGAACTGAACGTGCAGGCGAAAACATTATTGCAGGCGGCAGGCTATGGCCCTCAGCGTCCGCTGAAGTTAACGCTGCTGTATAACACGTCTGAAAACCATCAGAAAATTGCGATAGCCGTGGCCTCAATGTGGAAGAAAAATCTGGGCGTGGACGTGAAGCTGCAGAACCAGGAGTGGAAAACCTACATTGACAGCCGCAACACAGGTAATTTTGATGTTATCCGCGCGTCCTGGGTGGGGGATTACAACGAGCCGTCGACCTTCCTGTCACTATTAACCTCAACGCATAGCGGCAACATCTCACGTTTTAACGATCCCGCGTACGATAAAATTATCAACCAGGCGACGCTCGAGACTACGGTGAAAGCGCGCAATGTGGATTACAACATGGCAGAGAAGATCCTTACCGAAAAAGCGCCTATTGCCCCTATTTATCAATACACGAACGGTCGTTTGATCAAGCCGTGGGTGAAAGGTTATCCGATTAACAATCCCGAAGACGTGGCGTATAGCCGCACGATGTATATCGAAAAGCACTGA
- a CDS encoding Ecr family regulatory small membrane protein, which translates to MPPLRIRRQVGNSAMGKTEIILILIILSLIIFGFWFIFSGEIWILVNYFEHCLYPTIEAP; encoded by the coding sequence ATGCCCCCACTTAGAATCAGACGTCAGGTGGGTAACTCTGCGATGGGAAAAACAGAAATAATACTCATCTTAATTATTTTAAGCCTTATTATATTCGGCTTCTGGTTTATTTTTAGCGGTGAGATTTGGATTCTTGTAAATTATTTTGAACATTGTCTCTATCCGACAATAGAAGCCCCGTGA
- a CDS encoding sensor domain-containing diguanylate cyclase: MSQYCFDALNVIKTPVWLISPVAENIIFANDAATMVMRDKTFHDMRSGTYSASAQTVLSMYVPDLKTELEIVEILTVWRHNQESTLTCRLTLTQIAPYGDIIVFEGLSQQAPSGLKATRSATYQRKKQGFFARFFLTNSAPMLLIDPARDGQIVDANLAALNFYGYAHDEMCRKHTWEINTLGRDILPVMTEIASLPGGHKPLNFVHRLADGTTRHVQTYAGPIEIYGDKLMLCIVHDITEQKRLEQELEHAALRDSMTGLLNRRQFYNITEQTNPADLPAQQQFSLLLVDTDHFKNINDVFGHQKGDEVLISLSRMLEDCSRKDDYVFRWGGEEFVILLPRTTLEHALQIAETLRAAVAQITIPGLPRFTVSIGVARHNQGESIDDLFKRVDDALYRAKNDGRNKVLAA, translated from the coding sequence ATGTCGCAATATTGCTTCGATGCGCTGAATGTGATTAAAACACCCGTGTGGCTGATCTCACCTGTCGCTGAAAATATTATTTTTGCCAACGACGCGGCGACAATGGTTATGCGTGATAAAACATTTCACGATATGCGCAGTGGAACCTATTCCGCCAGTGCGCAAACAGTACTTTCAATGTATGTGCCTGACCTCAAAACCGAACTGGAAATCGTCGAAATACTGACCGTCTGGCGTCACAATCAGGAAAGCACGCTGACCTGCCGCCTGACGCTGACCCAAATTGCACCTTATGGGGACATCATTGTTTTTGAAGGACTCTCCCAGCAGGCGCCGTCAGGACTTAAGGCGACACGCTCCGCCACCTATCAGCGAAAAAAACAGGGTTTCTTCGCCCGTTTTTTCTTGACCAACAGCGCCCCCATGCTGCTCATTGACCCGGCTCGGGATGGTCAGATTGTGGATGCAAACCTGGCGGCGCTTAATTTCTACGGCTACGCCCACGATGAGATGTGCCGCAAACACACCTGGGAGATTAATACCCTCGGGCGCGACATCCTGCCCGTCATGACCGAGATCGCCAGCCTTCCAGGCGGGCACAAGCCCCTTAATTTCGTGCATCGACTGGCGGACGGGACAACCCGACACGTGCAGACTTACGCGGGGCCCATTGAAATCTACGGTGACAAACTGATGCTGTGCATCGTTCATGATATTACCGAACAAAAGCGGCTGGAGCAGGAGCTGGAGCATGCTGCCCTGCGCGATTCCATGACCGGTCTGCTTAATCGCCGTCAGTTTTACAACATTACCGAACAGACAAATCCCGCGGACCTTCCCGCCCAGCAGCAGTTCAGTCTGCTGCTGGTGGATACTGACCACTTCAAAAACATCAACGATGTGTTTGGGCATCAAAAGGGCGACGAAGTTCTCATCTCGCTCTCGCGGATGTTAGAAGACTGCAGCCGTAAAGATGACTATGTTTTCCGCTGGGGCGGTGAGGAGTTTGTGATCTTACTGCCGCGCACGACGCTTGAACACGCACTGCAGATAGCAGAAACCCTCCGCGCCGCGGTGGCGCAAATCACAATCCCCGGGCTACCTCGCTTTACCGTCAGCATTGGCGTGGCACGCCATAACCAGGGCGAGAGTATTGATGACTTGTTTAAACGCGTCGATGATGCGCTTTATCGCGCCAAAAATGACGGCCGCAATAAAGTGTTAGCGGCATGA
- a CDS encoding putative bifunctional diguanylate cyclase/phosphodiesterase: MLNVSWDPVLIAISFLVAFIASFVALDSAGKIPLSSRKAALFWRIAGGVTLGIGIWSMHFIGMLAMKMPMIMSYHLWLTLGSLGVAVLASTLAINIAVPGKSLSPFRLILATLILSAGVVSMHYVGMAALMLKGGIIWDTRIVMLSVGIALIASGAALWLAFHLREKRKGIFINRIAAALVMGAAICAMHYTGMHAAHFHVMEHTLPGGISELGLSIWVSVTTLCLLGLMLIISLVDSHRHAGRLTDNLRQLNRQLELQARFDALTGLANRHQMDMRMQDCLHSALLNKKQFAVIFFDIDHFKRVNDTWGHNVGDELLIHIARRVTARLTREMTLARLGGDAFILLVPECDDDKLNDVLCALLDDIRRPLSVCGHTLNITASAGVSLYPQHGETLHELKLKADSAMHHVKQESRNGWAVYRAEMSTAVPAKPAFLQELAQALEREQFELWYQPTYLADQNTIHGFEALLRWRHPEQGVLLPNLFLSSLEQTGLIVPVGNWAIEAACRQLSFWTEQGFGQWTLSFNLSPVQFEQQDIFQVISSTLQKYNLAPSRLILEVTESTALKNLDRSIELLNAFNQAGITVSIDDFGTGYSNLLMLSVLPAKELKIDKSFVSSMLENEKSRKLVETIINIARTMEMNVVAEGIETEEQQAVLASLGCDYLQGFLFSRPLPAEQVPWLLLQKNSDKQIIPIGKIHTESPFVAQKNHA; this comes from the coding sequence ATGCTCAACGTGTCGTGGGACCCTGTTTTAATAGCCATCTCATTTCTGGTGGCATTTATCGCCTCCTTTGTGGCCCTGGACAGCGCGGGTAAAATCCCCCTTTCCAGCCGTAAAGCGGCTCTTTTCTGGCGTATTGCCGGTGGAGTAACGCTTGGGATCGGTATCTGGTCGATGCATTTCATTGGCATGCTGGCAATGAAAATGCCGATGATCATGAGTTACCACCTCTGGCTTACGCTCGGGTCGCTGGGCGTCGCCGTTTTGGCTTCGACCCTTGCCATTAACATCGCCGTTCCGGGCAAGTCGCTCTCTCCCTTTCGTTTGATCCTCGCCACGCTGATCCTCAGTGCTGGCGTGGTATCCATGCACTACGTCGGCATGGCGGCGTTAATGCTCAAAGGCGGCATAATTTGGGACACGCGTATCGTCATGCTTTCGGTAGGCATTGCTCTCATTGCCTCTGGCGCAGCGCTCTGGTTAGCGTTCCATCTGCGGGAAAAGCGTAAAGGCATTTTCATCAACCGGATAGCGGCAGCCCTGGTAATGGGTGCGGCCATTTGCGCCATGCACTATACCGGCATGCACGCTGCGCATTTCCATGTAATGGAACACACCCTGCCCGGCGGCATTAGCGAACTCGGGTTATCTATTTGGGTTTCGGTCACGACGCTGTGCCTTCTTGGGCTCATGTTAATTATTTCGCTGGTGGATTCTCACCGGCATGCCGGCCGCCTGACGGATAACTTGCGCCAGCTAAACCGGCAGCTCGAGCTGCAGGCACGCTTTGACGCGCTAACCGGCCTCGCCAATCGTCACCAGATGGATATGCGAATGCAGGATTGCCTGCACAGCGCGCTGCTTAATAAAAAACAGTTTGCGGTGATCTTCTTCGATATCGATCACTTCAAGCGGGTTAACGATACCTGGGGACACAACGTCGGCGATGAGCTACTGATTCACATTGCCAGACGCGTTACCGCCCGCTTAACCCGTGAAATGACGCTGGCGCGGTTGGGGGGTGATGCGTTTATTCTCCTGGTGCCGGAATGCGATGATGACAAGCTTAACGACGTGCTTTGCGCCCTGCTGGACGACATCCGCCGCCCGCTCTCCGTTTGCGGACATACGTTAAACATTACGGCCAGTGCGGGCGTGAGCCTTTATCCTCAGCATGGTGAAACGCTGCATGAGCTCAAGCTCAAAGCGGATTCGGCGATGCACCATGTTAAGCAGGAGAGCCGCAACGGCTGGGCCGTGTATCGCGCTGAGATGTCAACGGCCGTTCCCGCAAAGCCCGCTTTTTTACAAGAGCTGGCGCAGGCGCTGGAACGGGAGCAGTTCGAGCTGTGGTACCAGCCAACCTACCTTGCTGACCAAAATACTATTCATGGGTTCGAGGCGCTTCTGCGCTGGCGCCATCCGGAACAGGGGGTTCTGCTACCCAATCTGTTTTTATCGTCTCTGGAACAGACGGGGCTTATCGTCCCGGTCGGCAACTGGGCGATTGAAGCGGCATGCCGGCAGCTAAGCTTCTGGACAGAGCAAGGGTTCGGCCAGTGGACATTGTCATTTAACCTCTCTCCCGTGCAGTTTGAGCAACAGGATATATTCCAGGTTATCTCCTCTACGTTGCAAAAATATAACCTTGCCCCTTCCAGATTGATCCTTGAAGTGACGGAAAGTACCGCGCTCAAAAACCTCGACCGTAGTATTGAATTGCTGAACGCGTTTAACCAGGCCGGGATTACCGTTTCGATAGATGACTTTGGTACGGGGTATTCGAATTTACTGATGCTTAGCGTGCTTCCTGCAAAAGAACTTAAAATCGACAAGAGCTTCGTAAGCTCAATGCTGGAAAATGAAAAAAGCAGAAAATTAGTAGAAACAATCATTAATATTGCCCGGACAATGGAAATGAATGTTGTCGCAGAGGGAATTGAAACTGAAGAGCAACAGGCCGTGCTGGCCAGCCTGGGCTGTGATTACCTGCAAGGATTCTTATTCTCGCGCCCCTTACCGGCGGAACAGGTTCCATGGTTGCTGCTGCAAAAGAATTCAGATAAACAAATTATACCAATCGGTAAAATTCATACGGAATCGCCTTTTGTTGCACAAAAAAATCATGCCTGA
- a CDS encoding methyl-accepting chemotaxis protein: MTKYLVTPINTVKKSIEEVTSGKLGVAIPEFGNNCAGRLIPGINSLSSNIATLVREIRSSSQTAMTLADQLSSRSAQLSVKTEQQSASLIQTAASMEQMAASTKNNADNTRLASEQANVATLQARKGGELMGLVANNMQSITECAQQMTEIISLIDGIAFQTNILALNAAVEAARAGDHGKGFSVVAGEVRSLAHRSAEAAKNIKSLIDVTSSNVTQGVTVVSEAERNMHDIVAGSGNVSRLMDDISASTSEQEKGISQITQALSELERVTQSNVAMVEELNGSSDVLRKQVIELQARTRSFQLESGYQTGELSPMQPRTVLASAQPRHSV, from the coding sequence ATGACAAAATATCTTGTGACGCCGATCAACACTGTGAAAAAAAGTATTGAAGAAGTGACGTCGGGCAAACTTGGGGTAGCGATCCCTGAATTTGGCAATAACTGTGCAGGACGTTTGATTCCTGGGATCAACAGCTTATCCAGCAACATCGCAACGCTGGTGCGCGAAATTCGGTCCTCATCACAAACGGCAATGACGCTGGCTGACCAGCTCTCTTCACGCAGTGCGCAACTGTCGGTAAAAACCGAACAACAGTCTGCCTCCTTAATTCAAACGGCTGCCAGCATGGAGCAAATGGCGGCAAGCACCAAAAACAATGCGGACAATACCCGGTTAGCCAGCGAACAGGCGAATGTGGCGACGCTACAGGCACGCAAGGGAGGGGAGTTAATGGGGCTGGTTGCAAATAATATGCAATCCATCACTGAATGCGCCCAGCAGATGACGGAAATCATCTCTCTTATTGATGGGATCGCTTTCCAGACCAACATTCTGGCGCTGAATGCGGCCGTTGAGGCTGCCCGTGCAGGCGACCACGGTAAAGGGTTCTCTGTGGTGGCGGGTGAAGTGCGAAGCCTGGCTCATCGCAGCGCTGAGGCGGCGAAAAACATCAAATCGCTGATTGACGTTACCAGCAGCAACGTGACGCAGGGCGTGACCGTCGTGTCGGAAGCCGAAAGGAATATGCATGACATTGTGGCCGGGTCGGGCAACGTCAGCCGGTTAATGGACGATATCTCGGCGTCGACGTCAGAGCAGGAAAAGGGCATTTCGCAAATCACTCAGGCGTTGTCTGAACTGGAGCGCGTGACGCAAAGTAACGTCGCCATGGTGGAAGAACTTAACGGATCCTCTGATGTACTACGTAAACAGGTCATTGAGCTGCAGGCCCGCACACGCAGCTTCCAGCTTGAAAGCGGATACCAGACGGGAGAGCTTTCGCCGATGCAGCCTCGCACTGTGTTGGCGTCTGCGCAACCCCGGCACTCAGTGTGA
- a CDS encoding GGDEF domain-containing protein codes for MKCCGFVLDVGWRKQVTIKKHCAAFDLRLAEMRAIAIKTSMKWFLWVNILFSLFILGRRFFSPFDASTPFLRPAGLLETMVIINLILSSGILFVLRMAPVQQAQWLTMLSKSTVLALSVCWAVCFYVLISSDDVRIIFPFAALLLFTALISLYFDPKVLLGFVVPVWVTILITTLFHRSSLTVLNALQWVLLAGLLESGRRMLNSWFLLALRREQENADLIQRLGQLASKDPLTGIANRRAFEARMEQEILTHRRDGKRFGLIMVDVDHFKLYNDHYGHQRGDECLTVIARTLEIATRDNAGVVGRIGGEEFVILLPDADITAVQRLANTIASALANQALPRAVSPVSPYVTVSQGLTIWEAHQTAESVIARADKALYMAKQQGRNRWTVAE; via the coding sequence ATGAAATGCTGCGGATTTGTTCTAGATGTAGGTTGGAGAAAACAGGTGACAATAAAGAAGCACTGTGCCGCCTTCGATTTGCGGCTGGCTGAAATGCGGGCCATCGCCATCAAAACGAGTATGAAGTGGTTCCTGTGGGTAAACATTTTGTTCTCGTTGTTCATTCTGGGTCGGCGCTTTTTTTCTCCTTTCGATGCGTCCACGCCTTTCTTACGCCCTGCGGGTTTGCTGGAGACGATGGTCATCATTAATCTGATCCTCTCTTCAGGCATACTTTTTGTCCTACGCATGGCGCCAGTGCAGCAGGCTCAGTGGCTGACGATGCTCTCCAAAAGCACTGTTCTTGCGCTAAGCGTCTGCTGGGCGGTGTGTTTTTACGTGCTGATTTCCAGCGATGACGTGCGCATCATTTTCCCCTTTGCCGCACTGCTGCTCTTTACCGCCCTGATTTCACTCTATTTTGATCCAAAGGTCCTGCTCGGATTTGTTGTACCCGTCTGGGTGACCATTTTGATTACCACCCTGTTTCACCGCTCCAGCCTCACCGTGCTGAATGCGCTCCAGTGGGTGTTGCTGGCGGGGCTGCTTGAGTCGGGTCGGCGGATGCTGAACAGCTGGTTTCTGCTCGCGTTACGCCGTGAACAGGAAAATGCCGATCTCATTCAACGGCTGGGGCAGCTGGCGAGTAAAGATCCGCTCACCGGCATTGCAAACCGTCGGGCGTTTGAGGCGCGCATGGAGCAAGAAATCCTCACTCACCGGCGCGACGGAAAGCGGTTTGGTCTGATTATGGTGGATGTGGATCATTTCAAACTTTACAACGACCATTACGGCCATCAGCGTGGGGACGAGTGTCTGACCGTGATTGCCCGAACGCTTGAGATCGCCACCCGCGATAATGCTGGCGTTGTCGGACGCATTGGAGGTGAGGAGTTTGTGATACTGCTGCCTGATGCCGATATCACTGCAGTGCAACGTCTGGCAAACACCATCGCCAGTGCATTAGCGAACCAGGCGCTGCCGCGTGCGGTGTCCCCCGTCAGCCCGTACGTGACCGTGAGCCAGGGGTTAACGATCTGGGAAGCCCACCAGACGGCTGAGTCCGTCATTGCCAGGGCTGATAAAGCGCTCTATATGGCGAAGCAGCAAGGGCGCAATCGCTGGACAGTGGCAGAATAG
- the zntB gene encoding zinc transporter ZntB — MESIKGSEINVPDAVFAWVFDGQGGARPLEDRDDIDREHPCWLHLNYTHPDSAQWLASTPLLPNNVRDALAGESLRPRVSRMGEGTLITLRCINGSTDERPDQLVAMRLYMDERMIVSTRQRKVLALDDVVNDLKEGTGPTDCGSWLVDVCDALTDHASEFIEELHDKIIDLEDNLLDQQIPPRGFLALLRKQLIVMRRYMTPQRDVYARLASERLSWMNDDQRRRMQDIADRLGRGLDEIDSCIARTAVMADEIAQVMQESLSRRTYTMSLMAMVFLPSTFLTGLFGVNLGGIPGGGYHYGFTTFCVMLVVLIGGVAWWLHRSKWL; from the coding sequence GTGGAGAGTATTAAAGGGTCTGAAATAAACGTTCCTGACGCGGTTTTTGCGTGGGTGTTCGATGGCCAGGGCGGGGCGAGGCCGCTGGAAGATCGAGACGATATCGATCGTGAACATCCCTGCTGGCTGCATTTGAACTACACGCACCCGGACAGCGCCCAGTGGCTGGCCTCAACGCCGCTATTGCCGAATAACGTTCGTGATGCGCTGGCAGGGGAAAGCCTGAGGCCGCGCGTCAGCAGGATGGGTGAGGGGACGCTGATCACCCTGCGCTGCATCAACGGCAGTACCGATGAGCGCCCCGACCAGCTGGTCGCAATGCGTCTTTATATGGACGAGCGGATGATTGTCTCCACCCGTCAGCGGAAGGTGCTTGCCCTCGATGATGTGGTCAACGATTTGAAAGAGGGGACGGGCCCTACCGACTGCGGAAGCTGGCTGGTGGACGTCTGCGATGCACTGACCGATCACGCCAGTGAGTTCATTGAAGAGCTGCACGATAAAATTATCGACCTGGAGGATAATCTGCTCGATCAGCAGATCCCACCGCGCGGCTTTCTTGCCCTGCTGCGCAAACAGCTGATCGTCATGCGCCGCTATATGACGCCGCAGCGGGACGTTTACGCGAGGCTGGCCAGCGAACGCCTGAGCTGGATGAACGATGACCAGCGCCGCAGAATGCAGGACATCGCCGACAGGCTTGGCCGCGGTCTGGATGAGATCGACTCCTGCATTGCCAGGACGGCGGTGATGGCGGACGAAATCGCGCAGGTGATGCAGGAGTCACTTTCGAGAAGAACCTATACGATGTCGCTGATGGCGATGGTCTTTCTCCCCAGCACCTTCCTGACCGGGCTGTTTGGCGTCAATCTGGGGGGCATTCCCGGCGGTGGCTACCATTACGGCTTTACCACCTTTTGCGTCATGTTAGTGGTTTTGATTGGGGGTGTTGCATGGTGGTTGCATCGCAGTAAATGGTTGTAA
- the ynaL gene encoding proline-rich small protein YnaL, translated as MSISLTLQLSHSIPSDPIPTDPTPMPDPIPRPQPMPDPPPDEEPIKMSHQTPRSARIRAI; from the coding sequence ATGAGCATTTCGCTTACTCTGCAACTATCGCATTCGATTCCGTCTGACCCTATACCCACCGATCCTACGCCGATGCCCGATCCGATCCCCCGGCCGCAGCCCATGCCGGACCCGCCGCCCGATGAAGAACCGATTAAAATGTCGCATCAAACTCCGAGATCTGCGAGGATACGCGCCATCTGA
- the dbpA gene encoding ATP-dependent RNA helicase DbpA — translation MTAFSTLNALPAAQLDNLNELGYLTMTPVQAAALPAILEGRDVRVQAKTGSGKTAAFGLGLLQHIDAALFQTQSLVLCPTRELADQVAGELRRLARFLPNTKILTLCGGQPFGAQRDSLQHAPHIIVATPGRLLDHLQKGTVSLDALQTLVMDEADRMLDMGFSDAIDEVIRFAPANRQTLLFSATWPEAIAAISGRVQQNPLTIEIDSVDALPAIEQQFFETSQQGKIPLLQKLLSQHQPASCVVFCNTKKDCQAVCDALNAAGQSALSLHGDLEQRDRDQTLVRFANGSARVLVATDVAARGLDIKSLELVVNFELAWDPEVHVHRIGRTARAGNSGLAISFCAPEEAQRANILSEMLQIKLNWMPAPGNVSIVPLEAEMATLCIDGGKKAKMRPGDVLGALTGDIGLDGADIGKIAVHPAHVYVAVRQSVAQKAWKQLQGGKIKGKTCRVRLLK, via the coding sequence GTGACCGCTTTTTCTACCCTTAATGCCCTGCCTGCCGCCCAACTCGACAACCTGAACGAGCTGGGATACCTGACGATGACGCCTGTTCAGGCAGCCGCGCTGCCCGCTATTCTTGAAGGACGGGACGTGCGCGTGCAGGCAAAAACGGGCAGTGGGAAAACGGCTGCGTTTGGTCTGGGGCTGTTGCAGCATATTGATGCGGCGCTGTTCCAGACGCAGTCTCTGGTCCTGTGCCCGACGCGCGAGCTGGCCGACCAGGTCGCCGGAGAACTGCGTCGTCTGGCGCGTTTTCTGCCAAATACCAAGATTTTAACCCTTTGCGGCGGGCAGCCTTTCGGTGCGCAGCGTGATTCTCTGCAGCATGCGCCGCACATTATCGTGGCGACGCCGGGCCGTTTACTCGACCACCTGCAAAAGGGCACGGTTTCTCTCGATGCTCTGCAAACGCTGGTGATGGATGAAGCCGACCGTATGCTGGATATGGGCTTTAGCGATGCCATCGATGAGGTGATTCGCTTTGCACCCGCGAACCGCCAGACGCTGCTCTTCTCCGCAACCTGGCCTGAAGCCATTGCGGCTATCAGCGGTCGCGTTCAGCAAAACCCACTGACGATTGAAATTGATTCCGTTGATGCGCTGCCGGCCATTGAGCAGCAGTTCTTTGAAACGTCGCAGCAGGGCAAAATCCCGCTGCTGCAAAAACTGCTTAGCCAGCATCAGCCTGCTTCATGCGTGGTGTTCTGTAACACCAAAAAGGATTGCCAGGCGGTATGTGACGCACTCAATGCCGCAGGGCAGAGCGCGCTTTCGCTCCATGGCGATCTCGAACAGCGCGATCGCGATCAGACCCTGGTGCGTTTTGCTAACGGCAGCGCGCGCGTTCTGGTGGCAACCGACGTCGCGGCCCGTGGCCTGGACATTAAATCGCTTGAGCTGGTAGTTAACTTTGAGCTGGCCTGGGACCCGGAAGTGCACGTCCACCGTATTGGCCGTACCGCGCGAGCCGGTAATAGCGGCCTTGCTATCAGCTTCTGCGCGCCGGAAGAGGCGCAGCGCGCCAATATTCTCTCTGAAATGCTGCAGATTAAGCTGAACTGGATGCCTGCGCCAGGCAATGTCAGCATCGTGCCGCTTGAGGCAGAAATGGCAACGCTGTGCATTGATGGCGGTAAAAAGGCCAAGATGCGTCCGGGTGATGTATTAGGCGCGCTGACCGGGGATATTGGCCTGGACGGAGCGGATATCGGTAAGATTGCGGTACATCCGGCGCACGTCTACGTGGCGGTTCGCCAGTCGGTAGCACAAAAGGCATGGAAGCAGCTGCAGGGCGGGAAAATTAAAGGCAAAACGTGCCGCGTTCGTCTGCTGAAGTAA